The Nicotiana tabacum cultivar K326 chromosome 14, ASM71507v2, whole genome shotgun sequence genome contains a region encoding:
- the LOC142169097 gene encoding uncharacterized protein LOC142169097 yields the protein MKREKLDKQFSKFLDILKQLYINIPFTDALTQMPSYAKFLKKILSSKRKLEEVSVAKLTKKYSVILQNKLPQKLGNPESFTTPCTVGGAHFEKALCDSGVSINLTPFLIFRKLELDKIKDNGVSLQLVDQSTKRPKGIIENILVIFDKFVFPVNFTVLEMEENTEVPLVLSTPFLATRRAIIDVHQGQLILRVDEEGLIFDMQKMMKFPGDESSSSCFQINLLDDLVDEYKDNQLITDSLKRYLVRSGNISDDSPITREEVEILKKSQKMRKSHKKEIK from the coding sequence atgaaaagagaaaaacttgACAAACAGTTTTCAAAGTTTCTCGATATTTTGAAGCAACTTTACATTAACATACCTTTCACAGATGCTTTGACGCAAATGCCTTCCTATGCTAAATTTCTCAAAAAAATTTtatcaagtaaaagaaaattagaaGAAGTTTCAGTGGCTAAgcttacaaaaaaatatagtgttatacttcaaaataagctcCCACAGAAACTGGGTAATCCGGAAAGTTTTACAACTCCTTGTACCGTGGGAGGTGCTCATTTTGAAAAGGCATTATGTGATTCAGGTGTTTCAATAAATTTAACGCcatttttaattttcagaaaatTAGAACTtgataaaataaaagataatggTGTGTCTCTTCAATTAGTTGATCAAAGTACTAAGAGACCAAAAGGAATTATTGAAAATATCCTTGTTATATTTGACAAATTTGTATTCCCAGTAAATTTTACAGTgcttgaaatggaagaaaatactgAGGTACCATTAGTTTTAAGTACACCATTTCTCGcaacaagaagagcaattattgATGTTCATCAAGGACAATTAATATTACGAGTTGATGAGGAAGGATTAATTTTTGACATGCAGAAAATGATGAAATTTCCTGGGGATGAGTCATCGTCATCTTGTTTTCAAATTAACTTGTTAGATGACCTTGTTGACGAATACAAAGATAATCAGTTAATTACTGATTCATTGAAAAGATATTTGGTTAGGTCAGGTAACATAAGTGATGATAGCCCCATAACTAGAGAAGAAGTTGAAATACTGAAAAAGAGtcagaaaatgagaaagtctcacaagaaggaaatcaaataa